One part of the Cellvibrionales bacterium genome encodes these proteins:
- the tatB gene encoding twin-arginine translocase subunit TatB, giving the protein MFDVGFSELLLTALVALVVFGPERLPQAARTAGLWIGRFKRVLSDTRREVERELGADDIRRQLHNEAIMKSLHEPQQAIERVLKDEVMVEPEKNSTADENGKSAP; this is encoded by the coding sequence ATGTTTGATGTTGGTTTTTCGGAGCTGCTGCTGACGGCGCTGGTGGCGCTGGTGGTGTTTGGCCCCGAGCGTCTGCCGCAAGCGGCGCGCACCGCCGGTTTGTGGATAGGCCGGTTTAAGCGCGTGTTGTCGGATACGCGGCGCGAGGTGGAGCGTGAATTGGGTGCGGATGATATTCGTCGCCAGTTGCACAACGAAGCTATTATGAAAAGTTTGCACGAGCCGCAGCAGGCGATAGAGCGCGTATTAAAGGATGAAGTAATGGTGGAGCCAGAAAAAAACTCTACCGCTGATGAGAACGGAAAAAGTGCGCCATGA
- the tatA gene encoding Sec-independent protein translocase subunit TatA, with product MGFGSPIHWLIVLAIVVLIFGTGKLKNLGKDLGASIKGFKKAMQDGEEEKPAEDAAQKNLPDDKSNPPA from the coding sequence ATGGGTTTCGGTAGTCCGATTCATTGGCTGATTGTGTTGGCGATTGTGGTGCTGATTTTTGGCACGGGAAAACTAAAAAATCTTGGCAAGGATTTAGGTGCGTCGATTAAAGGCTTTAAGAAAGCGATGCAGGACGGTGAAGAAGAGAAGCCCGCAGAAGATGCTGCGCAAAAAAACTTACCCGACGATAAAAGTAATCCGCCCGCTTAA
- a CDS encoding phosphoribosyl-ATP diphosphatase, giving the protein MQNVLEQLTAVLEARKQAGETEKSYVASLHAKGLDQILKKVAEESGETLLAAKDVQHGADKSKLIYETADLWFHTLVLLSHLDLSAQDVLNELARRFDLSGLDEKAAR; this is encoded by the coding sequence ATGCAAAATGTATTGGAACAATTGACGGCTGTATTGGAAGCGCGCAAGCAGGCTGGTGAAACAGAAAAATCCTATGTCGCCAGCCTGCACGCCAAAGGTCTGGATCAAATTTTAAAAAAAGTGGCGGAAGAAAGTGGCGAAACGCTGCTGGCCGCCAAAGATGTGCAACACGGCGCGGATAAATCAAAATTGATTTATGAAACAGCCGATTTGTGGTTTCACACGCTGGTGCTGTTGTCGCATTTGGATTTATCAGCGCAGGATGTGTTGAATGAATTGGCGCGACGATTTGATTTGTCGGGCTTAGACGAAAAAGCGGCGAGGTAA
- the hisI gene encoding phosphoribosyl-AMP cyclohydrolase, which translates to MSNGADTAVWLDAVKWDSDGLIPTIAQDQQTGRVLMVAWMNRDALAETARCKEAVYWSRSRQKLWHKGEESGHVQTVHEIRLDCDADVIVLQVEQQGGIACHTGRESCFYRVLKDGEWQTVDAVLKDPAQIYGA; encoded by the coding sequence ATGAGTAATGGGGCGGATACGGCGGTGTGGCTGGATGCGGTGAAATGGGATAGCGATGGTCTTATCCCCACCATTGCCCAAGATCAGCAAACTGGCCGTGTGTTGATGGTGGCGTGGATGAACCGCGATGCTTTGGCGGAAACGGCACGCTGTAAAGAAGCAGTGTACTGGTCGCGCTCGCGTCAAAAGTTGTGGCACAAGGGCGAGGAGTCTGGTCATGTACAAACGGTGCATGAAATTCGTTTGGACTGCGATGCGGATGTGATCGTGTTGCAAGTGGAACAGCAGGGCGGCATTGCTTGTCATACAGGGCGCGAATCCTGTTTTTATCGCGTATTAAAAGATGGCGAGTGGCAAACTGTAGACGCTGTTTTGAAAGACCCCGCGCAGATTTATGGTGCTTGA
- the typA gene encoding translational GTPase TypA has product MSTAHPIEKLRNVAIIAHVDHGKTTLVDKLLKQSGTLDRRSQEAERVMDSNDQEKERGITILAKNTGVDWNGYRINIVDTPGHADFGGEVERVLSMVDSVLLLVDAFDGPMPQTRFVTKKAFEHGLKPIVVINKVDRPGARPHWVMDQVFELFDKLGATDEQLDFPVIYASALNGVAGLEVDALADDMTPLFQMIVDRVPQPDVDLDGAFQMQISALDYNSYVGVIGIGRIKRGKIKPGSQVKIINIDGKVRQGKLLQVMGHLGLERVEVEEATAGDLVCITGLDQLNISDTICQVDAVEALPPLVVDEPTVSMTFQVNNSPFAGKDGKFVTSRNIKERLERELLHNVALRVAEGDSPDKFIVSGRGELHLSVLIESMRREGFELGVSRPEVVTKEVNGETHEPFEVVVIDVEEQHQGPIMEEMGRRKAELKNMEIDGKGRVRLEYLAPSRGLIGFRNSFLTMTSGSGIMTSVFDHYGPAKAGDLGGRVNGVLVSMTPGKTLAYGLFSLQDRGRLFIDPNVDVYEGQIVGLHSRDNDLVVNPTKAKQLTNIRAAGTDEALILTPPIRHSLEQALEFIEDDELVEVTPNFIRLRKKLLTENERKRAGSKKS; this is encoded by the coding sequence ATGTCCACCGCACACCCGATCGAAAAGCTGCGCAACGTCGCCATCATTGCCCACGTTGACCACGGCAAAACCACGCTGGTGGATAAGTTGCTGAAACAATCTGGCACGCTCGACCGCCGCAGCCAAGAGGCGGAGCGCGTGATGGACAGCAACGATCAGGAGAAGGAGCGCGGCATCACCATCCTCGCCAAAAACACTGGCGTGGATTGGAACGGCTACCGCATCAATATCGTGGACACCCCTGGGCACGCCGATTTCGGCGGCGAAGTGGAGCGCGTGTTGTCGATGGTGGATTCTGTGCTGCTCTTGGTCGATGCCTTCGACGGCCCCATGCCGCAGACGCGCTTCGTGACCAAGAAAGCCTTTGAACACGGCCTGAAGCCCATCGTGGTGATTAACAAAGTGGATCGCCCTGGCGCGCGCCCACACTGGGTAATGGATCAAGTGTTTGAATTGTTTGACAAATTGGGCGCGACCGACGAGCAGCTCGACTTCCCTGTGATCTACGCCTCCGCCCTGAACGGCGTGGCCGGCTTGGAAGTGGACGCGCTGGCCGACGACATGACCCCGCTGTTCCAGATGATTGTGGATCGCGTGCCGCAACCGGACGTGGATCTCGACGGCGCTTTCCAAATGCAAATCTCGGCGCTGGATTACAACTCTTATGTAGGCGTTATCGGCATCGGACGCATCAAGCGCGGCAAAATCAAGCCCGGCTCGCAAGTCAAAATCATCAACATCGACGGCAAAGTGCGCCAAGGCAAATTGCTGCAAGTGATGGGGCATTTGGGCTTGGAGCGCGTGGAAGTGGAAGAAGCCACCGCGGGCGATTTGGTGTGCATCACTGGCCTCGACCAACTGAATATTTCCGACACCATCTGCCAAGTGGATGCCGTGGAAGCGCTGCCGCCGTTGGTGGTGGATGAGCCCACGGTGAGCATGACTTTCCAAGTCAACAACTCGCCCTTCGCCGGTAAAGACGGCAAGTTTGTCACCAGCCGCAACATCAAAGAGCGTTTAGAGCGCGAGCTGTTGCACAATGTGGCGCTGCGCGTGGCGGAAGGCGACAGCCCCGACAAATTTATTGTGTCCGGTCGCGGTGAATTGCATCTTTCGGTGTTGATTGAAAGCATGCGCCGCGAAGGTTTTGAACTCGGGGTGTCGCGCCCCGAAGTCGTGACCAAAGAAGTGAACGGCGAAACACACGAGCCGTTTGAAGTGGTGGTGATTGATGTGGAAGAACAGCATCAAGGACCGATCATGGAAGAGATGGGTCGCCGCAAAGCCGAATTAAAAAACATGGAAATCGACGGCAAAGGTCGCGTGCGTTTGGAATACCTCGCACCCTCGCGCGGCTTGATCGGTTTCCGCAACAGCTTCCTCACCATGACTTCCGGCTCCGGCATCATGACTTCAGTGTTCGATCACTACGGCCCCGCCAAAGCGGGCGACTTGGGCGGACGCGTCAACGGCGTGTTGGTGTCGATGACGCCAGGCAAAACTCTCGCTTACGGTTTGTTCAGTTTGCAAGATCGCGGGCGCTTATTTATTGACCCGAATGTGGATGTGTACGAAGGACAAATTGTCGGCCTGCATTCGCGCGACAACGACCTCGTCGTCAATCCTACGAAGGCAAAACAGCTCACCAATATTCGCGCCGCCGGCACCGATGAAGCGCTGATTCTCACACCGCCGATTCGTCACTCGCTGGAACAGGCGCTGGAATTTATCGAAGACGACGAGCTGGTGGAAGTGACGCCAAACTTTATTCGTCTGCGCAAAAAATTGCTGACAGAAAACGAAAGAAAACGCGCGGGTAGTAAGAAAAGCTAA
- a CDS encoding patatin-like phospholipase family protein, with protein MEACNIPAQAALVLSGGGARAAYQVGVMKAIAEILPPACANPFPIICGTSAGAINAAMLATQADHFAQGISKLENIWGNLHAEKVVHIGYGELLGSSLKLLLSFFRSGITFGRPLSLFDNMPLYHLLLENIDLQFLPELIQSGYLRALCITAMGYHSGQSISFFQGSQEIENWHRIHRIGLREDITHKHLMASSALPALFPAVHIHREFFGDGAMRQSSPMSAALHLGAEKILVIGVSGRRNLGHLEINRNNKVFSPSIAQIFAQMLNSAFVDSMEEDINMMNRFNDFVRDFSEEKQRNLHVRAVETLVISPSVHFDEIAAKHIGSLPKSLRLFLKTIGATRPSGGASIASYLLFESSYCEELMHHGYKDCMVQAEKVKNFLA; from the coding sequence ATGGAGGCCTGCAATATTCCTGCACAGGCAGCGTTGGTATTGTCGGGCGGTGGCGCGCGTGCGGCTTACCAAGTGGGTGTAATGAAAGCAATTGCCGAAATATTGCCGCCGGCTTGCGCGAACCCTTTTCCGATTATTTGCGGCACTTCTGCCGGCGCCATCAACGCGGCGATGTTGGCAACGCAAGCCGATCATTTTGCGCAAGGAATCAGCAAGCTAGAAAACATTTGGGGTAACTTGCACGCAGAAAAGGTGGTGCATATTGGCTATGGCGAATTACTGGGCAGCTCACTGAAATTGCTATTGTCCTTTTTTCGCAGTGGTATCACTTTCGGCAGGCCGCTGTCGCTGTTCGACAACATGCCGCTGTATCACTTGTTGCTAGAAAATATCGATCTGCAATTTCTGCCGGAATTAATTCAAAGCGGCTATTTGCGCGCCCTGTGTATCACCGCTATGGGTTATCACAGTGGTCAGAGCATCAGTTTTTTTCAAGGCAGCCAAGAGATTGAAAACTGGCATCGCATTCATCGCATTGGTTTGCGCGAAGATATTACACACAAACATTTAATGGCATCTTCCGCTCTGCCTGCATTATTCCCAGCCGTGCATATTCACCGCGAATTTTTTGGCGACGGCGCGATGCGTCAATCTTCTCCCATGAGCGCAGCATTGCATTTGGGTGCAGAAAAAATTCTGGTGATCGGTGTCAGTGGCAGAAGAAACCTTGGTCATCTGGAGATTAATCGCAATAACAAAGTGTTCTCCCCCTCCATTGCGCAAATTTTTGCACAGATGTTGAACAGTGCATTTGTTGATTCGATGGAAGAAGACATCAATATGATGAATCGTTTCAATGATTTTGTGCGCGATTTCAGTGAAGAAAAACAGCGCAATCTTCATGTGCGCGCAGTAGAGACCTTGGTGATTTCGCCTAGCGTGCACTTTGACGAAATTGCCGCCAAACACATTGGTAGTTTGCCAAAATCTTTGCGATTATTTCTCAAGACGATAGGTGCTACCCGGCCATCGGGCGGCGCCAGTATCGCCAGTTATCTGCTGTTTGAATCCTCTTATTGCGAGGAGCTGATGCACCATGGCTACAAGGACTGCATGGTGCAGGCGGAGAAGGTGAAAAACTTTCTCGCTTAG
- a CDS encoding MFS transporter, which produces MFFFGFASGLPFLLVGSTLSTWLKDNAVSLEQIGLVSLVGLTYSFKFLWSPAVDSLRLPLLEQLGQRRSWLLLAQALLAAALLWMAWITPSGSFAWFVVAAALVAFAGATQDVVIDAYRIEIAPLEAQGALAATATLGYRIALLVSGALALLLADHIAWSLVYSAMACAVLLVMLATLAAREPETLTVRSSSWRAVLSDGVIGPFRDFFQRYSGWLGVLLLLFMGLFKIPDQMIGVMAFPFYLDSGFSKTDIAAVSKLYGVWVGIGGAFIGGAVVAWMGVQRSLLLAMLLGAVSNLLYIFLAIFPGNVAVFTAVITGENLSGGFLGTVAVAWLSSLVSREYTATQYALFSSLVALPGKLVGGFSGFLVGSFGYKGFFVFSTLSIVPALVLFFWVMKNMRDKLFDHG; this is translated from the coding sequence ATGTTCTTTTTTGGTTTTGCCTCCGGCCTGCCGTTTTTGTTGGTGGGCAGCACGCTTTCCACCTGGCTGAAAGATAACGCGGTGTCACTGGAGCAGATTGGCTTGGTCAGCTTGGTGGGGTTGACCTACTCCTTCAAATTTTTGTGGTCGCCGGCGGTAGACAGTTTGCGTCTGCCTCTCTTAGAGCAACTCGGCCAGCGCCGCAGTTGGTTGCTGTTGGCGCAGGCGCTGCTGGCAGCAGCACTGTTGTGGATGGCATGGATTACTCCCAGCGGTTCTTTTGCGTGGTTTGTTGTGGCTGCGGCCTTGGTGGCTTTTGCCGGTGCCACACAGGATGTGGTGATCGACGCCTATCGCATCGAGATTGCACCCTTGGAGGCGCAGGGCGCGCTGGCTGCCACCGCGACGCTTGGCTATCGTATTGCACTGTTGGTATCGGGTGCGCTGGCTTTGCTGTTGGCGGATCACATCGCGTGGTCGCTGGTGTACAGCGCCATGGCCTGTGCGGTGCTGTTGGTGATGCTGGCCACCTTGGCGGCGCGCGAACCGGAAACGCTGACCGTGCGCTCGTCTTCTTGGCGCGCGGTACTCAGCGATGGTGTGATCGGCCCGTTTCGCGATTTTTTTCAACGCTACAGCGGCTGGCTGGGTGTGTTGCTGTTGCTGTTTATGGGGCTGTTCAAAATTCCCGATCAAATGATCGGTGTGATGGCGTTTCCGTTTTATCTCGACAGCGGTTTTAGCAAAACCGATATCGCCGCTGTTTCAAAATTGTACGGCGTGTGGGTGGGTATCGGCGGTGCATTTATTGGCGGCGCGGTAGTGGCGTGGATGGGCGTGCAGCGCAGTTTGTTGTTGGCAATGTTGCTCGGCGCTGTGAGCAATCTGCTGTACATTTTTTTGGCTATTTTCCCTGGCAATGTCGCGGTGTTTACTGCGGTCATCACCGGCGAGAATTTATCGGGCGGTTTTCTCGGCACGGTGGCGGTGGCGTGGTTGTCATCCTTGGTGAGTCGCGAGTACACCGCTACACAGTACGCATTGTTCAGTTCGCTGGTGGCGCTGCCAGGAAAATTGGTGGGCGGATTTTCTGGTTTCTTGGTGGGCAGTTTTGGCTACAAAGGTTTTTTTGTTTTTTCAACACTGAGCATCGTTCCGGCATTAGTTTTATTTTTCTGGGTGATGAAAAACATGAGAGACAAGTTATTCGATCATGGCTGA
- a CDS encoding META domain-containing protein gives MRTATLPLLLLAALFIGITGCQSQPANDKLTLENNYWKLVELHGKPVAVIDNQTEPHLILHADKQRVAGSGGCNRIMGSYTVHADTVQFKQMASTMMFCAEGMDTEQMFLRSLEGEQHWVTTHDTLTLSNKQGKVFARFSVVYLR, from the coding sequence ATGCGCACTGCCACACTGCCTTTGTTACTGCTCGCCGCTTTATTCATCGGCATCACGGGCTGCCAATCCCAACCCGCCAACGACAAACTCACGCTGGAAAACAATTACTGGAAATTGGTGGAGCTGCACGGAAAGCCCGTTGCCGTTATCGACAATCAAACCGAACCGCATTTAATTCTGCACGCTGACAAACAACGCGTCGCCGGTTCTGGTGGCTGTAATCGCATCATGGGCAGCTATACCGTGCACGCTGACACCGTGCAATTCAAGCAAATGGCTTCCACCATGATGTTTTGTGCCGAAGGCATGGATACAGAACAAATGTTTCTACGCTCACTGGAAGGCGAACAACACTGGGTTACAACTCACGATACGCTGACGCTTTCTAACAAACAGGGCAAAGTTTTTGCGCGCTTTTCCGTGGTATATCTGCGTTGA
- the rpiA gene encoding ribose-5-phosphate isomerase RpiA, protein MTQDKLKQAVAQAALDYVMTRIARDSVIGIGTGSTANYFIDALAKYAGDFAGCVSSSDASTQRLQKHGIEVFDLNHTGSFDIYIDGADEANAQLELIKGGGAALTREKIVAACAKEFVCIADESKLVGTLGSFPLPVEVIPMARSLVARELVKLGGDPVYRTGVITDNGNVILDVHNLHITSPRLLEEKINNITGVVCNGLFALRPADVLLLGRPSGVETLRATA, encoded by the coding sequence ATGACCCAAGACAAACTCAAACAAGCCGTAGCCCAAGCCGCTCTCGATTATGTGATGACACGCATTGCACGCGACTCGGTAATTGGCATTGGCACGGGATCCACGGCCAATTATTTTATTGATGCGCTGGCGAAATACGCGGGCGATTTTGCCGGTTGTGTGTCCAGCTCCGATGCGTCCACACAACGCTTACAAAAACACGGCATCGAAGTGTTTGACCTCAACCACACCGGCTCGTTTGATATTTATATCGACGGCGCTGACGAAGCCAACGCGCAACTGGAATTGATTAAAGGCGGCGGCGCGGCATTGACACGCGAAAAAATTGTCGCCGCCTGCGCCAAAGAATTTGTGTGCATTGCCGATGAATCTAAATTGGTCGGTACGCTGGGCAGTTTTCCTCTGCCGGTAGAAGTCATCCCCATGGCGCGTAGTTTAGTGGCGCGTGAATTGGTCAAACTCGGCGGCGATCCCGTGTATCGCACTGGTGTCATCACCGATAATGGCAACGTGATTTTAGATGTGCACAATCTACACATCACCTCACCGCGTTTGTTGGAAGAAAAAATCAACAATATTACCGGCGTGGTGTGCAACGGTTTATTTGCACTGCGCCCCGCCGATGTTTTGCTGCTCGGCCGACCTAGCGGCGTTGAAACTCTGCGCGCCACGGCATAA
- a CDS encoding chorismate lyase, whose translation MQNTFRHISQKPPRALRVWLHDRSSLTRRLQTLSNNQFSVTVLKQRWEKPRRAEAQLLNLPLHEVALIREVILHGNSTPWVYARSILPLRTLNGSLRFLRHWDNRPLGALLFRNQRIRREKPIVQQLPCSSLPASLPVADMPAQLWGRSSVFRCGAHGLLVAETFLPALVNVIMSSSYSTPSP comes from the coding sequence ATGCAAAATACCTTCCGCCATATTTCGCAAAAACCACCGCGAGCTTTGCGGGTGTGGCTGCACGATCGCAGCTCACTCACGCGTCGTTTGCAAACGCTGAGCAATAATCAATTTTCTGTCACCGTACTGAAACAGCGCTGGGAAAAACCGCGCCGCGCAGAAGCGCAATTATTAAACCTGCCGCTGCACGAAGTCGCACTGATACGCGAAGTGATCCTGCACGGCAACAGCACGCCGTGGGTGTATGCTCGCAGCATTCTTCCGCTGCGCACTTTGAATGGCTCACTGCGTTTTTTGCGTCACTGGGACAATCGCCCACTCGGTGCGCTGCTGTTTCGCAATCAGCGCATTCGGCGCGAAAAACCTATCGTGCAGCAGCTACCCTGTTCTTCTCTGCCTGCGAGTTTGCCCGTAGCCGATATGCCCGCACAGTTATGGGGGCGCTCCTCGGTGTTTCGTTGCGGCGCGCACGGTTTATTAGTGGCAGAAACTTTCTTGCCTGCACTGGTCAATGTCATTATGTCCTCATCGTATTCAACGCCATCGCCATGA
- the ubiA gene encoding 4-hydroxybenzoate octaprenyltransferase, with protein sequence MKTFRPLQKKIPPTVHELWQLMRLDKPIGILLLLWPTLWTLWLAAGGFPSWKNLIIFSVGCVLMRSAGCVINDYADRHYDLHVSRTHDRPLTAGRIKPGYALLLCAALCMLSFFLVLLTNALTIKLAFAALALAAIYPFCKRYTHMPQIVLGAAFGWSIPMAWAAQTNALAPQAWLIFAMALLWTLVYDTFYAMVDRADDLKIGIRSTAILFGDADRAITGVLQVLVLMGLLLMGKRFQLHWPYFISIAIAASFFAWQQYLIRTRQPVACFRAFLNNHWVGMVVFIGIAISYALPKAA encoded by the coding sequence ATGAAAACATTTCGCCCACTCCAGAAAAAAATTCCACCCACGGTGCATGAACTGTGGCAGCTCATGCGCTTGGATAAACCTATCGGCATTTTGTTGCTGCTGTGGCCGACGCTGTGGACGCTGTGGCTCGCCGCTGGCGGTTTTCCCTCGTGGAAAAATCTCATTATTTTTTCTGTCGGTTGCGTGTTGATGCGCTCCGCTGGTTGTGTGATTAACGATTACGCAGATCGCCATTACGATCTGCATGTCAGCCGCACACACGACCGCCCACTCACCGCCGGCCGCATCAAACCCGGTTACGCGCTGCTGCTGTGTGCCGCGTTATGCATGCTGTCTTTTTTTCTGGTGCTGCTCACCAATGCACTCACCATCAAACTCGCATTTGCCGCGCTCGCGCTCGCGGCGATTTATCCGTTTTGTAAACGCTACACCCACATGCCACAAATCGTACTCGGCGCAGCCTTCGGTTGGTCTATTCCTATGGCGTGGGCTGCGCAAACAAACGCGCTGGCGCCACAGGCTTGGTTAATTTTTGCCATGGCGCTGTTGTGGACGCTGGTATATGACACTTTTTATGCAATGGTCGATCGCGCCGATGATTTGAAAATTGGCATTCGCTCCACCGCAATTTTATTTGGCGATGCCGACCGCGCCATCACCGGCGTATTGCAAGTGTTGGTACTGATGGGCCTATTGCTGATGGGGAAACGCTTTCAACTGCATTGGCCATATTTTATTTCGATTGCCATTGCCGCCAGTTTTTTTGCGTGGCAACAATATTTAATTCGCACGCGCCAACCTGTTGCGTGTTTTCGCGCTTTCTTGAACAACCACTGGGTAGGCATGGTGGTTTTTATCGGCATTGCCATCAGTTACGCGCTGCCAAAAGCAGCTTAG
- the rph gene encoding ribonuclease PH, translating into MQRPSGRKPDQLRAVRITRHYTRHAEGSVLVEFGDTKVICTATVTAGVPRFMKGEGRGWVTAEYGMLPRSTGSRMDREAARGKQGGRTVEIQRLIGRSLRAAVDTKKLGENTIVIDCDVIQADGGTRTASITGACVALADAIAFMQKKKMITDNPLTRMIASVSVGMYQGSAVLDLDYPEDSSAETDMNVVMGEDGGFIEIQGTAEGAPFSETEFQAMLALAKTGITSLVAAQKAALAS; encoded by the coding sequence ATGCAACGCCCTAGCGGTAGAAAACCGGATCAACTGCGCGCCGTGCGCATCACGCGCCACTACACACGCCACGCTGAAGGCTCGGTGTTGGTGGAGTTTGGTGACACCAAAGTGATTTGCACCGCAACCGTCACCGCCGGTGTGCCGCGTTTTATGAAAGGCGAAGGGCGCGGCTGGGTTACTGCCGAATACGGCATGCTGCCGCGATCCACCGGCAGCCGTATGGATCGCGAAGCTGCGCGCGGCAAACAAGGTGGGCGCACGGTAGAGATTCAACGCTTGATCGGTCGCTCACTGCGCGCAGCGGTAGACACCAAAAAACTGGGCGAAAACACTATCGTGATTGACTGCGATGTTATCCAAGCAGACGGCGGCACACGCACGGCATCGATCACCGGCGCCTGTGTAGCGTTGGCGGATGCCATTGCCTTTATGCAAAAGAAAAAAATGATTACAGACAACCCGCTCACACGCATGATCGCTTCGGTTTCAGTCGGCATGTATCAAGGCAGCGCCGTGTTGGATCTCGACTACCCCGAAGATTCCAGCGCAGAAACCGATATGAATGTGGTGATGGGCGAAGACGGTGGTTTTATCGAAATTCAAGGCACAGCAGAGGGTGCGCCGTTCAGTGAAACGGAATTTCAAGCGATGTTAGCTCTGGCAAAAACCGGCATCACCAGCTTAGTGGCTGCGCAAAAAGCAGCGCTCGCTTCCTAA
- a CDS encoding exodeoxyribonuclease III gives MRIISLSVDGIEQAASRGLFAWLEQQAADVICLQDLRASEDRLSDACFPSGYHAYFCDRADGRRGVAIYTRQLPRAVMPGFGFNPEVDLDGTYLRADFEHFSVVSLFVPPAKQNPKSIEARMRFLDCLQDHFKKISNRRRRYILCCNWNMVHQKVDVQQWESHQSSPGFLPFEREWLNSLYNEFDYRDALRMVSSDRDIFSWWPSGTVGDGDGWRVDAQVISPEFTSAVRTVHYCNNRVFSSHIPVFADYDIELF, from the coding sequence ATGCGTATTATCAGTCTCAGTGTTGATGGTATTGAACAGGCCGCCAGTCGCGGTTTGTTTGCTTGGCTGGAGCAGCAAGCGGCGGATGTGATTTGTCTGCAAGATTTGCGCGCCAGTGAAGATCGTTTAAGCGACGCTTGTTTTCCATCGGGCTATCACGCGTATTTTTGTGATCGTGCAGATGGCAGACGCGGCGTGGCTATTTACACGCGTCAGTTGCCGCGTGCCGTGATGCCGGGATTTGGTTTTAATCCAGAAGTTGATCTCGATGGCACTTATCTGCGCGCGGATTTTGAACACTTTAGCGTGGTTTCTCTGTTTGTCCCCCCTGCAAAACAAAATCCGAAATCAATAGAAGCGCGCATGCGTTTTCTGGATTGCTTGCAAGATCACTTCAAGAAAATTAGCAATCGCCGCCGTCGCTATATTCTGTGTTGCAACTGGAACATGGTTCATCAGAAAGTAGATGTACAGCAGTGGGAGAGTCATCAGTCGTCGCCAGGTTTTTTGCCGTTTGAGCGCGAGTGGCTGAATAGTCTATACAACGAATTCGATTACCGCGATGCGTTGCGTATGGTGAGTTCTGATCGCGATATTTTTAGCTGGTGGCCATCTGGCACGGTAGGTGACGGCGATGGCTGGCGCGTGGATGCGCAGGTGATCTCACCCGAGTTTACCTCTGCCGTACGCACTGTGCATTATTGCAACAACCGCGTGTTTTCCAGCCACATCCCTGTGTTTGCGGATTACGACATCGAGTTATTTTGA
- the pyrE gene encoding orotate phosphoribosyltransferase, giving the protein MQDYQQQFIQLALAHQALRFGEFTLKSGRTSPYFFNAGQFYSGGALADLGRCYAAALVASGIEFDMLFGPAYKGIPLVSSIAIALARDFGRDVPWCFNRKEAKDHGEGGSLVGAPLQGKVVIVDDVITAGTAIGEVMQIFARYPQASVSAILIGLDRQERGQEGSLSAAQTVSQRYSVPVLSVLGLNELISFLQQANDQPVALAAIQRYREQYGTH; this is encoded by the coding sequence ATGCAAGACTATCAGCAGCAATTTATTCAATTGGCACTGGCGCACCAAGCACTGCGCTTTGGCGAGTTCACCCTCAAATCCGGCAGAACCAGCCCCTATTTTTTTAATGCCGGTCAATTTTACAGTGGCGGCGCACTCGCCGATTTGGGTCGCTGCTATGCCGCCGCCTTGGTTGCCTCCGGCATTGAATTCGACATGCTGTTCGGCCCCGCCTACAAAGGCATACCGCTGGTTAGCAGCATCGCGATTGCCTTGGCGCGCGATTTCGGGCGCGATGTGCCATGGTGTTTCAATCGTAAAGAAGCCAAAGACCACGGCGAAGGCGGCTCGCTCGTCGGCGCGCCGCTGCAAGGCAAGGTAGTGATTGTGGATGATGTGATCACTGCCGGCACCGCCATCGGCGAGGTGATGCAGATTTTTGCTCGCTACCCGCAGGCCAGTGTCAGCGCCATTTTGATCGGCCTAGACCGCCAAGAACGCGGACAGGAAGGCTCGCTGTCGGCGGCGCAAACGGTCAGCCAGCGATATAGCGTCCCTGTTCTCAGCGTACTGGGCTTGAACGAGCTGATCAGTTTTTTGCAACAAGCCAACGATCAACCCGTCGCACTCGCCGCCATCCAACGCTACCGCGAGCAATACGGCACGCACTGA